One Rosa chinensis cultivar Old Blush chromosome 3, RchiOBHm-V2, whole genome shotgun sequence DNA window includes the following coding sequences:
- the LOC112193635 gene encoding uncharacterized protein LOC112193635 isoform X2, whose product MWNGLRPSSQKVLSLVAELKTLKKNNETLEKDKEHLRINLLSAEEEVKLLLEENKVLDEANKRLLQQYRKERNNSGSDGKHTDVSTKRKSSSKVMSSSPIQGKIDFSDQESARQPLSPLRCNSPNSRLHKKQ is encoded by the exons CTTGAGGCCGTCATCTCAAAAAGTTTTATCGCTAGTTGCTGAGTTGAAAACACTTAAGAAGAATAATGAAACACTTGAGAAGGATAAAGAACATCTAAGGATCAATCTTCTTTCTGCTGAAGAGGAG GTCAAATTGCTTTTAGAAGAAAACAAAGTGTTAGATGAAGCTAACAAAAGATTACTACAGCAGTACCGCAAGGAAAGAAACAATTCTGGTTCTGATGGAAAGCATACTGATGTATCAACGAAG CGAAAATCTAGCTCTAAGGTGATGAGCAGCAGCCCGATTCAGGGGAAGATCGATTTCAGTGACCAAGAATCAGCAAGACAACCTCTCTCACCCTTGCGTTGTAACTCCCCTAACTCAAGACTGCATAAAAAGCAATAG
- the LOC112193635 gene encoding uncharacterized protein LOC112193635 isoform X1 — MWNGLRPSSQKVLSLVAELKTLKKNNETLEKDKEHLRINLLSAEEEVKLLLEENKVLDEANKRLLQQYRKERNNSGSDGKHTDVSTKSNKRKSSSKVMSSSPIQGKIDFSDQESARQPLSPLRCNSPNSRLHKKQ; from the exons CTTGAGGCCGTCATCTCAAAAAGTTTTATCGCTAGTTGCTGAGTTGAAAACACTTAAGAAGAATAATGAAACACTTGAGAAGGATAAAGAACATCTAAGGATCAATCTTCTTTCTGCTGAAGAGGAG GTCAAATTGCTTTTAGAAGAAAACAAAGTGTTAGATGAAGCTAACAAAAGATTACTACAGCAGTACCGCAAGGAAAGAAACAATTCTGGTTCTGATGGAAAGCATACTGATGTATCAACGAAG TCAAACAAGCGAAAATCTAGCTCTAAGGTGATGAGCAGCAGCCCGATTCAGGGGAAGATCGATTTCAGTGACCAAGAATCAGCAAGACAACCTCTCTCACCCTTGCGTTGTAACTCCCCTAACTCAAGACTGCATAAAAAGCAATAG